One genomic window of Wolbachia endosymbiont (group B) of Eucosma cana includes the following:
- a CDS encoding DUF350 domain-containing protein yields MLSTSKKTQSNEVDINQKLYDTIYKKVTKKTHSNQSPKKDGDGTIKKCIELFNNGADPNVLIQLEKLLREQEEYQKYYNYYTEKFLPALKKKVIESGELMKPSVLNNEEKSSQRSPTIKGKTLKIISEITKKSNNKDHSSSTIQNQKSLRSNQANRQNNTMELFNKQSLSGEVEIPKNSGINPLEKDSLAKGVSGKGTPGKYNTLRNSGYYGASAHPTSKQSQARKEIAQSQLNSQSDLSIDSKDLKNEKPNITVNAVEVPSGANTSKLSSSSDLDSGINSSSLASSSRRSSLTSVTSISSEESVHLKLNPAEEDNSLQLEDEGKTKLAHPNKTRPKGPSGRISPSKHYKKTEEGPHCVISVTGSKVKDTMQSNNYENNSKNKNLHVALVTSSALLAIGCIVAGAMTSGLVGAGLFVVAAVFATAAAAELCSNFLSSKLTSISVSPLVDNKELTR; encoded by the coding sequence ATGCTAAGTACTTCAAAAAAAACTCAGAGTAATGAAGTAGATATTAACCAAAAATTGTACGACACTATATACAAGAAGGTAACAAAAAAAACACATAGCAATCAAAGTCCAAAAAAAGATGGAGATGGAACTATCAAAAAATGCATAGAGTTGTTCAACAATGGAGCTGATCCCAATGTATTAATTCAATTAGAAAAATTACTGAGAGAGCAAGAAGAATATCAAAAATATTATAATTATTACACTGAGAAATTTCTTCCAGCATTGAAAAAAAAAGTGATAGAGTCAGGGGAATTAATGAAACCTTCAGTACTTAACAATGAAGAAAAATCATCACAAAGATCACCAACAATAAAAGGGAAAACATTAAAAATAATTTCAGAGATTACTAAAAAGAGCAACAATAAAGATCATTCTAGTAGCACTATTCAAAATCAGAAAAGTCTTAGAAGTAATCAAGCAAATAGACAAAATAATACTATGGAACTATTTAACAAACAAAGTCTTTCTGGTGAAGTTGAAATTCCCAAAAATTCAGGTATTAATCCTCTGGAAAAGGATTCTTTAGCTAAGGGTGTAAGTGGAAAAGGAACCCCTGGAAAATACAATACCTTGAGAAATTCAGGTTATTATGGTGCTTCAGCACATCCTACATCAAAACAATCGCAAGCAAGAAAGGAGATCGCACAATCACAATTGAATAGTCAATCTGATCTTTCGATTGATAGTAAAGATTTAAAAAATGAAAAGCCTAATATAACTGTGAATGCTGTAGAAGTGCCAAGCGGTGCAAATACTTCTAAACTCAGTAGTAGTAGTGATTTAGATAGTGGAATAAATTCATCTAGCTTGGCATCAAGTAGCAGAAGGAGCAGCTTAACTTCAGTAACAAGCATTTCATCTGAGGAAAGTGTACACTTAAAATTAAACCCTGCTGAGGAAGATAATAGTTTGCAACTAGAAGATGAAGGAAAAACAAAATTAGCACATCCGAACAAAACAAGGCCCAAAGGCCCAAGCGGAAGAATATCCCCTTCTAAACATTATAAGAAGACTGAAGAAGGGCCTCATTGTGTGATCTCAGTGACAGGCAGTAAGGTAAAAGATACAATGCAATCCAATAATTATGAAAATAATAGTAAAAACAAAAATCTTCACGTCGCACTTGTAACAAGTTCTGCTCTCTTAGCAATAGGGTGCATTGTTGCAGGAGCAATGACATCAGGATTAGTAGGAGCAGGACTGTTTGTGGTGGCTGCGGTGTTTGCTACAGCAGCTGCTGCTGAATTGTGTTCAAACTTTCTGTCAAGTAAATTGACATCCATTAGTGTGAGTCCTCTTGTTGATAATAAAGAGCTAACACGGTGA
- a CDS encoding ankyrin repeat domain-containing protein: MFSTQSLPVENILLHQAAYNGNINEVRLLLNVKTDINIKDKKGFTALHFAVYSGHLDVVKLLISKEANIHARTTKGSTVLHFAVVAKSKAIVEELIKAGADPNIKDCTDGKTPLHIAAQNGLVEVVKVLLNTQEIEIDAKDNEFGITALYLASQNGHTEIVELLISTKNADVNIVDKKNNVTPLYLAAQNGHAAVVKLLLDNGAKVNGCDTSMNPLCVAIDNGHDEVAQLLLSVEGVDVNIGNQLGNTPLHIAAMKGNEKMARLLLEKGADPNIKNLSGDTSLQAAEYIRKISWHDNPPNV; this comes from the coding sequence ATGTTCAGCACTCAATCGCTCCCGGTTGAAAATATTCTATTACATCAAGCCGCTTATAATGGTAACATAAATGAAGTTAGGTTATTACTTAATGTAAAAACTGATATCAATATCAAGGATAAAAAAGGATTTACAGCCTTGCATTTTGCTGTTTATTCAGGACATTTAGACGTAGTAAAGTTACTAATCAGTAAAGAAGCTAATATTCATGCAAGAACTACTAAAGGCAGTACAGTTTTACACTTTGCTGTTGTAGCTAAAAGCAAAGCTATAGTAGAGGAGTTAATTAAAGCGGGAGCTGATCCCAATATAAAAGACTGTACTGATGGTAAGACACCTTTACATATTGCTGCTCAAAATGGACTTGTAGAAGTTGTAAAGGTGTTACTTAATACTCAAGAAATTGAGATTGATGCTAAAGACAATGAATTTGGTATAACAGCTCTGTACTTAGCCTCTCAGAACGGACATACTGAAATAGTTGAACTATTAATTAGCACAAAAAATGCTGATGTTAACATAGTAGATAAAAAAAATAATGTCACACCCTTGTATCTAGCTGCTCAGAATGGGCATGCAGCAGTAGTTAAGTTGCTTCTTGATAATGGTGCTAAAGTCAATGGCTGTGATACCAGTATGAATCCTTTGTGTGTAGCTATTGATAATGGCCATGACGAGGTAGCTCAATTATTACTTAGTGTAGAAGGGGTGGATGTCAATATTGGCAATCAGCTTGGCAATACACCTCTACATATAGCAGCTATGAAAGGTAATGAAAAAATGGCAAGATTACTGCTAGAAAAAGGTGCTGATCCTAATATTAAAAACCTTTCAGGAGATACTTCCTTACAAGCTGCTGAATACATAAGAAAAATTAGCTGGCATGATAATCCTCCAAATGTATAA
- a CDS encoding arsenical pump-driving ATPase GET3 translates to MTDKVQDDEFMKQYMDTCKEQIEKLASDPNLLQQTLKPFMQMSQQLMAGGMLEGNMPSMIPDMGGMDINKMIAQMKEMYDYIKSNHKELMGKDPSQIQELDDSSRRLRGLVKKLIEKVEAK, encoded by the coding sequence ATGACAGATAAAGTGCAAGATGATGAATTTATGAAGCAGTACATGGATACTTGCAAAGAGCAAATAGAAAAATTGGCAAGCGACCCTAATTTGCTTCAACAGACCTTAAAGCCATTCATGCAAATGTCTCAGCAACTTATGGCTGGCGGTATGCTAGAAGGAAATATGCCTAGCATGATACCTGATATGGGTGGTATGGATATCAACAAGATGATTGCTCAGATGAAGGAAATGTATGATTACATAAAGAGTAATCACAAAGAGCTCATGGGAAAAGATCCTTCACAAATTCAAGAGCTTGATGATTCCAGCAGAAGGTTGAGAGGCTTGGTCAAGAAATTGATAGAGAAAGTTGAAGCTAAGTAG
- a CDS encoding type VI secretion protein: protein MQPKVPATRSNSEKKNNLALLESINLDFIPYACHYDEETILTKQGELLKIIKLEDYSSVDNYGDLRTEIRKSISKNIKSLYFTVWIHTVRKRNKLSLQWNKTSDFSDQLHSTWFNKLVDSKLQYINELYIVVLLSDFGKHINNAFFFGGIKNRHKLFLQKNHQELQKITDLIQKDLEPFGAKKLGLRSSEGKIYSQMMEFLHYIITLTHKDYPICERDLSQHVKNLKVAFGFNKFQTSFEGQQKFGSIFCIKEYREIPLENINRCLQLDSELIITEIIIFTSNNKAVKEFKKQINILQISEDNTLLQNSGINEIIELEKISAMDFCQQKIIVTIFADDKNRLAKNISDLSSVMSLIGLMMFRTDLHMENHFWAQLPGNFAFVTQPKNILEKYACSFAMLHDFTSGTLKGGRWKEAVTVFFSKKGSPYFFNFHGKKNNGHTTILGAPNSGRTSLINFLLSESRKFNPRIVILDNTGKSIIFTKAVSGQYYIIDPKYKDKSLKFNPLNIEDSASNRNMLVELIKRMVADASLVDVEEKTKKIVDSIFAIPRESRSISQISEVLLLLGGKISKWCGDGEFAYLFQDGDESDIDWETKTISLNTANLTKQKECMSVILYYFLYSFEAKCDGSPAILVLDEAWEISNIFPTEGEFDNWMQRMTKLNVVVILSTENLNLAFASKFTQYLDKHVDTRILMPNINANRLYMKAFSLSKEELNVILQTPTQEGLFLIKQYKGLVTLNLDLKNMKEIHVLSANKETIKYMYEAMKEKGEKVSKWLPVFYEKCKA, encoded by the coding sequence ATGCAACCAAAAGTACCAGCCACTAGATCTAATTCTGAAAAAAAGAACAATTTAGCGTTACTAGAAAGTATTAATTTAGATTTTATCCCTTATGCTTGCCACTACGATGAAGAAACTATACTAACAAAACAGGGGGAATTATTAAAAATAATCAAATTAGAAGACTATTCTTCAGTTGATAACTATGGTGATCTTAGAACTGAAATTAGAAAAAGTATATCAAAAAATATCAAGAGTTTATATTTTACCGTTTGGATTCACACTGTCCGTAAGCGCAATAAACTGAGCTTACAGTGGAATAAAACTTCAGACTTTTCCGATCAGCTACACTCAACGTGGTTTAATAAACTAGTTGATAGTAAACTACAGTATATAAATGAGCTATACATTGTGGTGTTACTTAGTGATTTTGGCAAACATATTAATAATGCATTTTTTTTTGGCGGGATAAAGAATAGGCACAAGTTATTTTTACAAAAAAATCATCAAGAATTACAAAAAATAACTGACCTGATTCAAAAAGATTTAGAACCTTTTGGAGCTAAAAAACTGGGCCTTAGATCTAGTGAAGGCAAAATATATTCTCAAATGATGGAATTTCTCCATTACATTATTACATTAACGCACAAAGATTATCCAATATGTGAAAGGGATCTATCGCAGCATGTTAAAAATTTAAAAGTAGCTTTTGGTTTCAATAAATTTCAAACATCGTTTGAAGGTCAACAGAAGTTTGGTTCTATTTTTTGCATAAAGGAATATCGAGAAATCCCCTTAGAAAATATAAATAGGTGTTTGCAACTTGACTCTGAGCTTATCATCACAGAAATAATAATATTTACTAGTAATAATAAAGCAGTAAAAGAATTCAAAAAACAAATTAATATACTGCAAATCAGTGAGGACAATACCTTACTTCAAAACTCAGGAATAAATGAAATAATAGAGCTTGAAAAAATTTCTGCTATGGATTTTTGTCAACAGAAAATTATTGTTACAATCTTTGCAGATGATAAGAATAGGTTAGCTAAAAATATCAGCGATTTATCCTCTGTAATGTCGTTAATCGGGTTGATGATGTTTAGAACTGATTTGCACATGGAAAATCATTTTTGGGCACAGCTTCCTGGAAACTTTGCTTTTGTTACACAACCAAAAAATATATTAGAAAAATATGCTTGCAGCTTTGCTATGTTGCATGATTTTACATCAGGTACGTTAAAAGGAGGAAGATGGAAAGAAGCAGTAACAGTTTTTTTTTCAAAAAAAGGCAGTCCTTACTTTTTTAACTTTCATGGAAAGAAAAATAATGGTCATACCACAATACTTGGAGCTCCAAATTCAGGTAGAACCTCACTGATCAATTTCTTACTTTCGGAATCAAGAAAATTTAACCCTAGGATTGTTATATTGGATAATACTGGAAAATCAATAATATTTACTAAAGCAGTAAGCGGCCAATATTACATAATTGATCCAAAATATAAAGATAAAAGTCTAAAATTTAACCCACTGAACATTGAAGATAGTGCTTCTAATCGCAATATGCTTGTTGAATTGATCAAAAGGATGGTTGCAGATGCAAGTTTGGTAGACGTAGAAGAAAAGACAAAAAAAATTGTAGATTCTATATTTGCTATACCAAGAGAATCGCGCTCTATTTCTCAAATTTCTGAAGTGCTTTTACTTCTTGGGGGTAAAATAAGTAAATGGTGTGGTGATGGTGAATTTGCTTACTTATTCCAAGATGGTGATGAGTCAGACATTGACTGGGAAACAAAAACTATATCCCTCAATACTGCGAATCTCACTAAGCAAAAAGAATGTATGTCCGTGATACTTTACTATTTCTTATACTCTTTCGAAGCAAAATGTGATGGCTCACCTGCAATACTTGTTTTGGATGAAGCATGGGAGATAAGTAATATTTTTCCTACAGAGGGAGAGTTTGACAACTGGATGCAAAGAATGACAAAGTTAAATGTTGTAGTAATTCTAAGTACTGAAAACTTAAACCTAGCATTTGCTAGCAAGTTTACTCAATATTTAGATAAGCATGTCGATACCAGGATTCTGATGCCGAACATCAATGCAAACAGATTATACATGAAGGCATTTTCTCTGTCGAAAGAGGAACTGAATGTCATTTTGCAAACACCAACACAGGAAGGTTTATTTTTGATCAAGCAATACAAAGGTTTAGTAACTTTAAATCTAGATTTGAAAAATATGAAAGAAATACATGTACTTTCAGCTAATAAAGAGACTATAAAGTATATGTATGAGGCGATGAAGGAAAAAGGCGAAAAAGTGAGTAAGTGGTTACCGGTGTTCTATGAAAAATGTAAAGCTTAA
- a CDS encoding alpha/beta hydrolase: protein MIELKSQEICPNGNKKNLIIFFHGWGSSGDNFAHLAKVMSKFLPDSCFVVPNAPFEREIGDGYQWFSLEDRSEEALYNGVKNAASIVNHFIDTKLKELNLKDTQLSLVGFSQGAMLAIHVALTRLQSCASVVAYSGRFLSPSKIAPEIKSKPSICVIHGDADDVVPFSSLDLAVKALKENGVNAQGYPIHGLGHIINEEGIRLGVEFIKKNFGN, encoded by the coding sequence ATGATTGAACTTAAAAGCCAAGAAATTTGTCCAAATGGAAATAAGAAAAATTTGATTATTTTTTTTCATGGTTGGGGTTCAAGTGGCGATAATTTCGCTCACCTTGCTAAAGTTATGAGCAAATTTTTACCCGATTCATGTTTTGTGGTACCGAATGCTCCGTTTGAGAGGGAAATAGGTGATGGTTATCAGTGGTTTAGTTTAGAGGATCGTAGTGAAGAAGCACTATATAATGGGGTGAAAAATGCTGCATCAATTGTAAATCATTTTATTGATACAAAATTAAAGGAGCTTAATTTAAAAGATACTCAGCTTTCTTTAGTTGGATTTTCTCAAGGGGCAATGCTTGCAATACATGTGGCTCTTACCCGGCTTCAGTCTTGTGCATCGGTTGTTGCATATTCTGGTAGGTTTCTTTCACCTTCAAAAATTGCACCGGAGATCAAATCAAAACCCAGCATATGTGTTATTCATGGTGACGCTGATGATGTGGTACCTTTTTCTTCCCTTGATTTAGCGGTTAAAGCTCTGAAAGAAAATGGAGTAAACGCTCAAGGATACCCAATTCATGGATTAGGCCATATTATTAATGAAGAAGGAATAAGGTTAGGGGTTGAGTTTATCAAGAAGAATTTTGGAAATTAA
- a CDS encoding NAD(P)H-dependent flavin oxidoreductase, translating to MLSRLWKKGTNFLGSEFSIMGGAMSWVSERNLVSAISNAGGFGVIACGAMFPDLLKKEIIETQKLTNKPFGINLITMHPKLSELIDVCIETKVSHIVLAGGLPTKPNIEKIKSAGIKVMCFAPALSLAKRLVKMGVDALIIEGMEAGGHIGPVSTSVLAQEILPHFKNEQIPVFVAGGIGRGEMIVNYLEMGASGCQIGTLFVCTNESIAHKNFKEVFIKSAARNAVSSVQISADFPVIPVRAIANKASDDFMKHQRDIIDKYQNGEISKEEGQLEIEKFWAGALRRAVIDGDVETGSLMAGQSVGMVDREKPVKEVIDMLVQQASNYVEM from the coding sequence ATGTTGAGCAGGCTTTGGAAGAAAGGAACGAATTTTCTCGGTAGTGAATTTTCAATAATGGGTGGTGCTATGAGCTGGGTTTCAGAGAGAAATTTAGTTTCGGCAATTTCAAATGCCGGTGGTTTTGGTGTAATTGCATGTGGTGCGATGTTCCCAGACTTACTGAAAAAAGAAATCATAGAAACACAGAAATTAACTAACAAGCCATTTGGTATAAACCTAATTACTATGCACCCAAAGTTGAGTGAGTTGATAGATGTGTGTATTGAAACGAAAGTAAGCCATATAGTGCTTGCTGGCGGATTACCAACAAAGCCTAATATAGAAAAAATCAAGAGTGCAGGCATTAAAGTTATGTGCTTTGCACCAGCATTAAGCCTTGCGAAAAGGCTAGTAAAAATGGGAGTAGATGCGTTAATAATAGAGGGAATGGAAGCAGGCGGGCACATAGGGCCAGTTAGCACTTCTGTTCTTGCACAAGAGATATTGCCTCATTTTAAAAATGAACAAATACCAGTGTTTGTCGCAGGTGGAATAGGAAGAGGCGAAATGATAGTGAACTACCTAGAAATGGGAGCAAGTGGCTGTCAAATAGGTACATTATTTGTCTGCACGAATGAGTCAATCGCTCACAAAAATTTTAAAGAAGTATTCATCAAATCAGCTGCGCGTAATGCTGTATCTTCTGTGCAGATTAGTGCTGATTTCCCTGTAATTCCAGTAAGAGCTATAGCCAACAAAGCAAGTGATGATTTTATGAAGCATCAAAGAGACATTATCGATAAATATCAAAATGGAGAAATCTCAAAAGAAGAGGGGCAACTTGAAATAGAAAAGTTCTGGGCTGGAGCTTTAAGAAGAGCAGTAATTGATGGAGATGTTGAAACAGGATCTTTAATGGCCGGTCAAAGTGTTGGCATGGTTGATAGAGAAAAGCCTGTAAAAGAAGTGATAGATATGCTAGTTCAACAGGCAAGCAATTATGTTGAAATGTAA
- a CDS encoding aminopeptidase P family protein: MSKIEEFRSFMHEINVDAFMLHTKDEYLNEYSKELAELCGFTGTNGLLIVTKSNKCPFFTDGRYITQARSQLDQGSFRVYNIQEEDPHKWVKANLTLTTSLGYYPQYFTMKDIRKYEGICKLVPYLIKKDSSHKAQTIVSHVSGESSKDKCERVAKNIEAEAVLLTDPNSISWLLNLRNESAEYTPCILGRAILYKNANVDLFIQDKEHSTIKANFDNHINVFDISELENSLHKLNLVVIDPSTTPMSIMNAIDSLYNHYLNEKSASVSFQCLTRNKKAWIPVSSTGMTISNERGLIENKQIIEKEDPCLIHKAVKNQTEITGAISAHIKDGVAVTNFLYWLENNIDSEITELEAEEKVLEYRKEQNLFKQSSFPTISAFNENGAIIHYRASNKTNKAIKKDGLYLIDSGGQYLDGTTDITRTIAVGSPTNEQRAHYTIVLKAHISIASAVFLPGTTGGELDILARIHLWKFGMDYMHGTGHGVGSYLSVHEGPQAISRGNKVELIPGMILSNEPGYYIPGKYGIRIENLMYIERRENVFLSFKQLTSVPYDKKLIDIQMLTEDEVKWINSYHQFVYKNIENGIKDKEWLKRVCEPLK; this comes from the coding sequence ATGTCAAAAATCGAAGAATTTCGCTCTTTTATGCACGAAATAAATGTTGATGCATTTATGTTGCATACTAAAGACGAGTATTTAAATGAATATTCAAAAGAGTTAGCAGAGTTATGTGGCTTCACGGGAACAAATGGGCTACTTATCGTTACAAAGAGTAATAAGTGCCCATTTTTTACAGATGGACGCTATATCACACAAGCTCGCAGTCAGCTCGATCAGGGCAGTTTTCGAGTATATAATATACAAGAAGAGGATCCACACAAATGGGTAAAAGCAAACTTAACATTGACTACCTCACTGGGTTACTATCCGCAATATTTTACTATGAAGGACATAAGAAAATATGAAGGCATTTGTAAACTAGTACCATACTTAATTAAAAAAGATAGTAGTCATAAAGCACAAACAATAGTCTCACATGTATCTGGTGAGAGTAGTAAGGATAAATGTGAAAGAGTAGCTAAAAACATAGAGGCTGAAGCAGTGCTTCTGACTGATCCAAATTCAATTTCGTGGTTATTAAATTTAAGAAATGAAAGTGCTGAATATACTCCTTGTATATTGGGTCGTGCTATATTGTATAAAAATGCCAATGTTGATTTATTTATTCAAGATAAAGAACATTCAACTATAAAAGCAAATTTTGATAACCATATAAATGTTTTTGATATTAGTGAGCTAGAAAATTCACTACATAAGTTAAATTTGGTGGTGATAGATCCAAGCACGACTCCAATGAGCATTATGAATGCAATAGATTCCTTGTATAACCATTATTTAAATGAAAAATCAGCTTCGGTGTCATTCCAGTGCTTGACCAGAAATAAAAAAGCATGGATCCCAGTGTCAAGTACTGGGATGACAATAAGTAATGAAAGAGGTCTAATAGAAAATAAGCAGATAATTGAGAAGGAGGATCCTTGTTTGATTCACAAAGCGGTAAAAAATCAAACTGAAATAACTGGAGCTATAAGTGCGCACATCAAAGATGGAGTAGCAGTTACAAATTTTCTATATTGGCTTGAAAACAATATTGACAGTGAAATTACTGAGCTTGAAGCTGAAGAAAAAGTTTTAGAATACAGAAAAGAGCAGAATTTGTTTAAGCAATCGAGTTTTCCAACAATTTCAGCATTCAACGAGAATGGAGCAATCATTCATTATCGTGCAAGCAATAAGACAAATAAAGCTATTAAAAAAGATGGACTATATTTGATCGATTCTGGTGGTCAGTACCTTGATGGTACAACCGATATTACAAGAACTATAGCAGTTGGTAGTCCAACCAATGAGCAACGAGCTCACTACACAATAGTACTAAAAGCTCACATTTCGATAGCAAGTGCAGTCTTTCTCCCTGGCACCACTGGTGGGGAATTGGACATATTAGCGCGTATACATTTATGGAAATTTGGAATGGATTACATGCACGGTACAGGACATGGAGTAGGAAGTTACCTTTCGGTACATGAAGGACCGCAAGCAATATCAAGAGGAAATAAAGTGGAACTCATTCCAGGCATGATACTTTCTAACGAGCCTGGTTATTATATTCCAGGAAAGTATGGAATAAGAATTGAGAATCTGATGTATATTGAAAGGCGAGAAAACGTCTTTTTAAGCTTTAAACAATTGACCTCTGTTCCTTATGATAAAAAGCTAATAGATATACAAATGCTTACTGAAGATGAAGTTAAATGGATAAATAGCTATCACCAATTTGTTTATAAAAATATAGAAAATGGCATAAAAGATAAGGAATGGTTAAAGAGAGTATGTGAACCTTTAAAATAG
- a CDS encoding cytochrome b: protein MKDNKYNLGLRIIHWLMSALIIGMLCSGLYMKSLPISSEIKFSIYAIHKACGITVLGLIIVRIFFRVFTYVPPLPANFSRFVINASKTIHFGLYALMMLMPLSGYVMSSASSKEIKYFVHIPLLINENKELASAANQLHSILAYFMVLFIVLHILGALKHTFIDKQNIFKRMI from the coding sequence ATGAAAGACAATAAATATAACTTAGGTTTAAGAATCATTCATTGGTTAATGTCTGCTCTTATTATTGGTATGCTTTGTTCTGGACTGTACATGAAAAGTTTGCCGATTAGCAGTGAAATTAAATTCAGCATATACGCTATTCATAAGGCTTGCGGTATCACCGTTCTTGGATTAATTATAGTACGCATATTTTTTCGCGTCTTTACTTATGTTCCACCACTTCCAGCCAATTTTTCTCGATTCGTAATTAATGCGAGCAAAACGATACACTTTGGTTTGTATGCTTTGATGATGCTAATGCCACTATCTGGTTATGTCATGTCTTCTGCTTCTAGTAAAGAGATCAAATATTTTGTTCATATCCCTTTGTTAATCAATGAAAACAAAGAGCTAGCTAGTGCAGCTAATCAGCTACATTCGATACTTGCGTATTTTATGGTACTCTTTATAGTCTTACATATACTTGGCGCTTTGAAACATACATTCATAGATAAACAAAACATTTTTAAACGTATGATATAG
- a CDS encoding SDR family oxidoreductase yields MHLFCFGYGYVAKFLSKKLLNLGWKVNGTSRNKDIQLFDYEKVDQDLLKSVTHVLVSIPPDGDDVMERYGHCLENIKWLGYLSATNVYGDHCGNWVNEESETKPIEIRGEKRLESEKKWLSSKLPVHIFRLAGIYGPGRNALIDLQLGKARNVKKIFSRVHVEDISNILFSSMQNIKPYEIYNCADDLPATQSEVVTYAAELLNISPPEPVEISSVPNYARGFYLGSKKVSNTKIKKDLGVSLVYPNYKVGLKSLYILE; encoded by the coding sequence ATGCACTTGTTTTGCTTTGGTTACGGATATGTAGCTAAATTTCTATCGAAAAAATTGCTAAATTTAGGCTGGAAAGTTAACGGTACATCAAGAAATAAAGATATACAACTTTTTGATTATGAAAAGGTTGATCAAGATCTGCTTAAAAGCGTAACACATGTTTTAGTTTCTATTCCTCCAGACGGCGATGATGTTATGGAGAGATACGGTCATTGTCTGGAGAATATTAAATGGCTTGGTTATCTGTCTGCAACTAATGTTTATGGTGACCACTGTGGTAATTGGGTGAATGAGGAATCTGAAACAAAGCCTATAGAAATTAGAGGAGAAAAGCGCCTTGAGTCTGAAAAGAAGTGGCTAAGTAGCAAATTGCCTGTACATATTTTTCGTTTGGCTGGGATATATGGTCCTGGTAGAAATGCGCTAATTGACCTGCAGCTTGGCAAAGCAAGAAATGTGAAAAAAATTTTTTCTCGTGTTCATGTTGAAGATATATCGAATATTTTATTTTCTTCCATGCAAAATATAAAGCCTTATGAGATATACAATTGTGCAGATGATTTACCTGCTACGCAATCTGAAGTGGTCACGTATGCAGCCGAGCTTCTCAATATTAGCCCTCCAGAGCCAGTTGAGATTTCTTCCGTACCAAATTACGCACGGGGTTTTTATTTAGGGTCAAAAAAAGTAAGCAATACTAAAATTAAAAAAGATCTTGGTGTCTCTCTAGTTTATCCTAATTACAAGGTGGGTTTAAAGAGTTTGTATATATTAGAATAG